The Crocosphaera subtropica ATCC 51142 genome includes a window with the following:
- a CDS encoding permease: MSQLNYIYTLFISNLLISLPFLLLGIVVSSGLLVFIDEHQLVAKLPRTRILAVIIGSSLGFLLPLGQYGNLPIVRRLLLQGLPIPLCISFLIASPTVNPFVISNSWEVLGDHPRLVFLRILGAWLIAIIVGLIFSAYPEKSVIINESSSVLQSRSTLVHSGTILAPSEEFQPFHRAGNLIYEYQGNIRTSGNIWQQLSLFVENIIKEFIELGSILTVGVAISTTCQFFLPQAQLFQWGENPLNQILIMIVFGLLLSLNSLGSAYFLTPVLSSVLYGSAFVFLLLNSLFNISSLILLLGIIRIKFASYIFILTAQLILVLGLVLNFYIS, from the coding sequence ATGTCCCAACTGAATTATATCTATACCTTATTTATCAGTAACCTGTTAATCTCTTTACCTTTTCTTCTTTTGGGTATTGTGGTTTCTAGTGGGTTATTAGTGTTTATTGATGAACATCAATTAGTTGCTAAATTACCCCGTACTCGTATTCTAGCAGTCATTATCGGCAGTAGTTTGGGGTTTTTGCTTCCCCTAGGACAATATGGGAATCTTCCTATAGTTAGACGGTTATTGTTGCAAGGTCTACCCATTCCGTTATGTATTAGCTTCCTTATTGCTTCCCCTACCGTTAACCCGTTTGTAATTAGTAATAGTTGGGAAGTTTTAGGAGACCATCCTAGATTGGTCTTTTTAAGAATTTTGGGGGCTTGGCTGATCGCTATTATAGTAGGTTTAATTTTTAGTGCCTACCCAGAAAAATCTGTCATAATTAATGAGTCATCTTCTGTTCTGCAAAGCCGTTCTACTTTAGTTCATTCGGGTACTATTTTAGCACCTTCAGAGGAGTTTCAACCGTTTCATCGTGCTGGTAATTTAATTTACGAATATCAAGGTAATATTAGAACCTCTGGGAATATATGGCAACAATTATCACTATTTGTTGAGAATATAATTAAAGAGTTTATTGAATTAGGCAGTATTCTTACAGTTGGGGTTGCGATCTCTACAACTTGTCAATTTTTTCTACCTCAAGCACAACTGTTTCAATGGGGAGAAAATCCTTTGAACCAGATATTAATTATGATAGTGTTTGGGTTACTTTTATCTCTTAATTCTCTTGGCTCAGCTTATTTTTTAACCCCTGTTTTATCTTCTGTTTTATATGGTTCTGCTTTCGTTTTTTTACTATTAAATTCTCTGTTTAACATTTCTAGTTTAATTTTGTTGTTGGGAATTATACGGATTAAATTTGCGAGTTATATATTTATTTTGACAGCACAATTAATTTTAGTTTTGGGTTTAGTTCTTAACTTTTATATTAGTTGA
- the glcD gene encoding glycolate oxidase subunit GlcD, which yields MLLNRIFNDTDKKWRPIIKALEAAIGKDGVVRRKEELLTYECDGLTAYRKRPAVVVLPRTTEEVAAAVKICHDYQIPWVARGAGTGLSGGALPVENCVLIVTARMKQILNIDLENQRVTVQPGVINNWVTQAVSGAGFYYAPDPSSQIICSIGGNVAENSGGVHCLKYGVTTNHVLGLKLVIPDGSIIEVGGSIPEMPGYDLTGLFVGSEGTLGIATEITLKILKTPETICVVLADFTNVESAGQAVADIISAGVIPAGMEIMDNFCINAVEDTVKTNCYPRDAAAILLVELDGLSVEVAAYKEKVAEICRKNGSREITTANDLETRLKLWKGRKAAFAAAGNISPDYFVQDGVVPRTQLANVLEKIEQLGAEHGYRIANVFHAGDGNLHPLILYDNSIPGQWEEVEKLGGEILKLCVELGGSLSGEHGIGSDKNEYMSYMFNEIDIETMQWVRQVFNPDNLANPGKLFPTPRTCGEAANAKKLS from the coding sequence ATGTTATTAAATCGAATTTTTAACGACACCGATAAAAAGTGGCGACCCATTATTAAAGCCTTAGAAGCAGCCATCGGTAAGGATGGGGTCGTTCGTCGTAAAGAAGAATTATTAACCTACGAATGTGATGGGTTAACCGCTTACCGTAAACGTCCTGCAGTGGTGGTTTTACCTCGCACCACAGAAGAAGTCGCCGCAGCCGTTAAAATTTGTCATGATTATCAAATCCCTTGGGTGGCCAGAGGAGCCGGCACCGGCCTATCAGGAGGCGCATTACCGGTAGAAAATTGCGTCTTAATTGTCACTGCTCGCATGAAACAAATACTCAACATTGATTTAGAAAATCAACGGGTGACAGTGCAACCTGGAGTAATTAATAATTGGGTAACTCAAGCCGTCAGTGGAGCCGGTTTTTATTATGCGCCTGACCCTTCGAGTCAAATTATTTGCTCTATTGGGGGTAATGTGGCAGAAAATTCCGGAGGGGTTCACTGTTTAAAATATGGCGTGACAACCAATCATGTTTTAGGTTTAAAATTAGTCATTCCTGATGGGTCAATTATTGAGGTTGGGGGTAGCATTCCTGAAATGCCAGGGTATGACTTAACTGGGTTATTTGTGGGGTCAGAAGGAACGTTAGGAATAGCAACAGAAATCACCTTAAAAATTCTCAAAACCCCTGAAACTATCTGCGTTGTTTTAGCTGATTTTACTAATGTTGAATCGGCAGGACAAGCGGTAGCTGATATTATTAGTGCTGGTGTGATTCCAGCTGGTATGGAAATTATGGACAATTTCTGTATTAATGCAGTAGAAGATACAGTTAAAACCAATTGTTATCCACGGGATGCAGCCGCCATTTTATTAGTCGAGTTAGATGGGTTATCTGTTGAAGTGGCAGCTTATAAAGAAAAAGTTGCTGAGATTTGTCGCAAAAATGGATCAAGAGAAATTACCACAGCTAATGATTTAGAAACCCGTTTAAAACTGTGGAAAGGAAGAAAAGCAGCCTTCGCTGCCGCTGGTAATATTAGTCCTGATTATTTTGTTCAAGATGGAGTGGTTCCCCGTACCCAACTGGCAAATGTTCTCGAAAAAATTGAGCAGTTAGGAGCAGAACACGGTTATCGTATTGCCAATGTTTTCCACGCAGGAGACGGTAACTTACATCCTTTAATTTTGTATGATAATTCCATTCCGGGACAATGGGAAGAAGTGGAAAAATTAGGAGGAGAAATTCTCAAACTCTGTGTAGAATTAGGAGGAAGTTTATCGGGAGAACATGGCATCGGTTCCGATAAAAATGAATATATGTCCTATATGTTTAATGAAATTGATATCGAAACTATGCAGTGGGTAAGACAAGTGTTTAACCCTGATAATTTAGCCAACCCTGGTAAACTTTTTCCTACTCCTCGAACCTGTGGAGAAGCAGCCAATGCTAAAAAATTGTCTTGA
- the argC gene encoding N-acetyl-gamma-glutamyl-phosphate reductase has translation MGESEKISVGIIGASGYGGVQLVRLLQEHPLVDIVYLGGKGSAGQTYAEIYPHLGHAVDLTIEPIDTEAIASRCQVVFLGLPNGLACDIAPPLIAKGCKVLDLSADYRFKNLETYSSWYNKDRSDLDTAKTAVYGLPELYREEIKSASLIGCPGCYPTASLMALSPLLKQGLILPETTIIDAKSGTSGGGRQAKTHLLLAEAEGSFGAYGVAKHRHTPEIEQISSDLAGHEVKVQFTPHLIPMVRGILSTVYATLRDPGLVREDLLTIYSAFYRSSPFVKILPNGLYPQTKWACGTNLCYLGIETDPRTDRVIVLSAIDNLIKGQAGQAVQCLNIMMGWEETLGLPQLCFYP, from the coding sequence ATGGGTGAGTCAGAAAAAATATCAGTGGGAATTATTGGTGCGTCGGGATATGGCGGAGTCCAATTAGTGAGACTCTTACAAGAACATCCCTTAGTCGACATTGTTTATTTAGGGGGTAAAGGGAGTGCAGGTCAAACCTACGCTGAAATCTACCCCCACTTAGGCCATGCAGTAGATTTAACCATTGAACCCATTGACACAGAAGCGATCGCTTCCCGTTGTCAGGTGGTATTTTTAGGACTTCCTAATGGCCTCGCTTGCGATATTGCTCCCCCATTAATCGCTAAAGGCTGTAAAGTATTAGACTTATCAGCCGATTATCGCTTCAAAAATCTAGAAACCTATAGCAGTTGGTACAATAAAGACCGTAGCGACCTAGACACAGCAAAAACGGCTGTCTATGGCCTTCCAGAATTGTACCGTGAGGAAATTAAATCCGCTTCTTTGATCGGATGTCCGGGTTGTTATCCTACCGCTAGTTTAATGGCGTTATCTCCCCTACTCAAACAAGGATTGATTTTACCCGAAACCACCATTATCGATGCTAAGTCAGGAACCTCTGGGGGAGGAAGACAGGCGAAAACCCATCTCTTACTTGCAGAAGCAGAAGGGTCATTCGGAGCTTATGGAGTAGCGAAACACCGTCATACCCCAGAAATCGAGCAAATATCGTCTGATTTAGCTGGACACGAAGTCAAAGTCCAGTTTACCCCTCATTTAATCCCAATGGTTCGAGGGATTCTCTCAACTGTATATGCCACCCTCCGAGATCCAGGTCTGGTTAGAGAGGATTTATTGACTATTTACAGTGCGTTTTATCGTTCCTCTCCGTTTGTCAAAATTTTGCCCAACGGCCTTTATCCGCAAACGAAATGGGCTTGTGGGACGAATTTGTGTTACCTTGGTATCGAAACCGACCCCCGTACGGATCGTGTTATTGTGCTTTCTGCTATTGATAACCTCATCAAAGGACAAGCAGGGCAAGCGGTACAATGTCTTAACATTATGATGGGATGGGAAGAAACCCTAGGGTTGCCTCAACTGTGTTTTTATCCTTAG
- a CDS encoding NUDIX hydrolase — protein sequence MTLQKWKILKSNFIIDNQWCRVRQDQVQLSDGAIIDDYFVNVRPEIALILPITPHQEIVFVRQYRHGVQEILLELPAGTFDPKKEDSFSAAKRELEEETGYIAQELIFMTTIYDNPVKDDNKIHIFVGLNVEKTGKVALDITEEIEVILVPIKDVIDKIMSGDICVAGTISTIFMGLEFINEQ from the coding sequence ATGACTCTTCAAAAGTGGAAAATTCTCAAGTCTAACTTTATTATTGATAATCAATGGTGTCGAGTACGACAAGATCAAGTTCAATTATCTGATGGAGCGATTATTGATGATTATTTTGTTAATGTTCGCCCCGAAATTGCGTTAATTTTACCCATTACTCCCCATCAAGAAATTGTTTTTGTTCGTCAATATCGTCACGGAGTTCAAGAGATTTTATTAGAACTTCCTGCCGGAACTTTTGACCCGAAAAAAGAGGATAGTTTCAGCGCAGCGAAACGAGAATTAGAAGAAGAAACGGGCTATATTGCTCAAGAATTAATCTTCATGACAACTATTTATGATAATCCCGTTAAAGATGATAATAAAATCCATATTTTTGTAGGGTTAAATGTTGAAAAAACAGGAAAAGTTGCGTTAGATATCACAGAAGAGATTGAAGTGATTTTAGTTCCGATAAAAGATGTAATTGATAAAATCATGTCAGGAGATATTTGTGTCGCTGGAACCATTTCCACTATTTTTATGGGATTAGAATTTATCAATGAACAGTGA
- a CDS encoding ArsB/NhaD family transporter, with product MSLPALISISSFIGVMFAIMTERLHITAAAFLGALILVFAHIMTLQEAFDYISKSHGTLALFFGVMVLVRAFEPTKIFEYLATQMVLMAKGSGKLLVIGIIGITTPICAILPNATTVMLLAPLIPPIAQEIGVDFVPLLILMVFVANSAGLLTLVGDPATFIVGDAINLSFTDYLTRLSLGGAIAVITILVMAPFLFAKIWNKQFTNLAELPHPKINHPRVLMLGGIIIAFVLLFFVIGESLPTPIPPASVALFGAVLALILAHQSKIDTVNNIFRDLDWSTLLFFMSTFVLIGGLQKTGVTSYLSKLLAVVIGHNIILGALVLLFLVGILSSVVPNIPLVVAMVPLLKEYIVNINLASPEILNPDFSGHLPPEVLPLFYAMMFGATLGGNGTLVGASSNIVAAGVSEQHGKPISFKTFLKYGLPVMTMQLVVSALYVAIFLLK from the coding sequence ATGTCTTTACCTGCACTTATTTCTATCTCTAGTTTCATCGGTGTAATGTTTGCCATTATGACCGAAAGATTACACATCACCGCCGCCGCTTTTTTGGGGGCTTTAATTCTTGTTTTTGCCCACATAATGACCCTACAAGAAGCTTTTGATTATATCAGTAAAAGTCATGGAACATTAGCTCTATTTTTTGGTGTCATGGTGTTAGTAAGAGCCTTTGAACCCACAAAAATTTTTGAATATTTAGCCACTCAAATGGTATTAATGGCTAAAGGTAGTGGAAAACTTTTAGTTATAGGAATTATTGGGATTACGACCCCCATTTGTGCCATTTTACCTAATGCTACAACAGTGATGTTATTAGCCCCATTAATCCCTCCTATTGCTCAAGAAATTGGGGTAGATTTTGTTCCTTTGCTCATTTTAATGGTGTTTGTTGCTAACAGTGCTGGACTATTAACATTAGTAGGAGATCCCGCTACTTTTATTGTGGGGGATGCTATCAATTTAAGCTTTACAGACTATTTAACTCGACTCAGTTTAGGAGGAGCGATCGCAGTTATTACTATTTTAGTTATGGCCCCGTTTCTTTTTGCTAAAATATGGAATAAACAATTTACTAATTTAGCTGAGTTACCCCATCCAAAAATTAATCATCCAAGAGTATTAATGTTAGGGGGAATTATTATCGCTTTTGTTCTTTTATTTTTTGTCATTGGCGAATCTTTACCCACTCCAATTCCTCCTGCTTCTGTAGCGTTATTTGGGGCGGTATTGGCTTTGATTTTAGCTCATCAAAGTAAAATTGATACGGTTAACAATATCTTTCGAGATTTGGATTGGAGTACCCTATTATTTTTTATGTCCACCTTTGTTTTAATTGGAGGATTACAAAAGACTGGTGTGACTAGCTATTTATCAAAATTACTCGCTGTCGTCATTGGTCACAATATCATATTAGGCGCATTAGTTCTCTTATTTTTGGTAGGCATTTTATCCAGTGTTGTTCCCAATATTCCCCTTGTTGTGGCTATGGTTCCCCTCTTAAAAGAGTACATTGTTAACATCAATTTAGCCAGTCCTGAAATTTTAAATCCCGACTTTTCTGGTCATTTACCTCCCGAAGTTTTACCCTTATTTTATGCCATGATGTTTGGGGCAACCTTAGGAGGAAATGGTACATTAGTGGGGGCATCTTCTAATATTGTGGCTGCCGGCGTTTCTGAACAACATGGTAAACCGATTTCTTTTAAAACCTTTCTTAAATATGGTCTACCTGTAATGACGATGCAGTTAGTCGTCTCTGCTTTATATGTGGCCATTTTCTTGTTAAAGTAA
- a CDS encoding crossover junction endodeoxyribonuclease RuvC, whose protein sequence is MEKIHSPNSELLTPNSGWLGIDPGLAIVGWAMLQESEQQLPLIIDYGTIETNKQLSTSQRLLEIESDLGELLTEFEPQGIAIEMPFFNRTIKAAGGVMQALGVINLVCYRETNIEPIFLHQASWKCHLGDGKAKKKEVAQMITTLFNLDKLPIDDSVDAIAIAYAGLCGLRNNI, encoded by the coding sequence ATGGAAAAAATTCACTCTCCGAACTCCGAACTCCTAACACCCAACTCAGGTTGGTTAGGAATTGATCCAGGATTAGCCATCGTCGGCTGGGCAATGTTACAAGAAAGTGAGCAGCAACTTCCTTTAATTATTGATTATGGAACCATTGAAACCAATAAACAATTATCCACCTCCCAAAGACTCTTAGAAATAGAATCAGATTTAGGGGAATTATTAACAGAATTTGAACCCCAAGGTATTGCGATCGAAATGCCTTTTTTTAACCGCACCATTAAAGCAGCAGGAGGTGTCATGCAAGCGTTAGGAGTAATTAATTTAGTCTGTTATCGAGAGACTAATATTGAGCCTATTTTTCTTCATCAAGCTAGTTGGAAATGTCATTTAGGAGACGGGAAAGCTAAGAAAAAAGAAGTCGCCCAGATGATTACAACTTTGTTTAATTTAGATAAGTTGCCCATCGATGATAGTGTCGATGCGATCGCCATTGCCTATGCCGGATTATGTGGTTTAAGAAATAATATCTAA